The following are from one region of the Thermococcus cleftensis genome:
- the minD gene encoding cell division ATPase MinD: MEGRSIVFASGKGGTGKTTTVANLGVALAQFGKEVILLDADITMANLSLVLGMEDIPITLHDVLAGEADLKDAIYEGPAGVKVIPGGLSLEKIKKAKPERLRQLIREIGQMADFVLIDAPAGLEMTSVTALLIGKELIIVTNPEISAITDSLKTKLIAEKLGTLPLGAILNRVTNEKTELTQEEIEAILEVPVLAMIPEDPEVKRASAYGVPLVIKNPTSPAAIAIKQLAAKLAGIKWQAPEPESPIKRVFKALFGGKK, from the coding sequence TTGGAAGGCCGTTCAATTGTTTTTGCATCTGGAAAGGGTGGAACCGGTAAAACAACGACGGTTGCAAACCTGGGTGTCGCATTGGCCCAGTTCGGGAAGGAGGTAATACTGCTGGACGCGGATATAACCATGGCCAACCTGAGCCTCGTCCTTGGAATGGAGGACATTCCAATAACCCTCCACGACGTCCTGGCAGGCGAGGCAGACCTCAAGGACGCAATATACGAGGGACCCGCTGGAGTCAAGGTCATACCGGGAGGACTCAGCCTGGAGAAGATCAAGAAGGCCAAGCCCGAGAGGCTCAGGCAGCTCATCAGGGAAATCGGCCAGATGGCTGACTTCGTTCTCATTGACGCCCCCGCAGGTCTTGAGATGACATCTGTTACAGCCCTCCTCATCGGTAAGGAACTGATAATCGTCACCAACCCCGAGATATCTGCCATCACGGACTCCCTCAAGACCAAGCTCATAGCAGAGAAGCTTGGGACCCTGCCGCTCGGAGCGATACTCAACAGGGTCACCAACGAGAAGACCGAACTCACCCAGGAAGAGATTGAGGCGATCCTTGAGGTTCCTGTCTTGGCAATGATACCGGAGGACCCAGAGGTCAAGCGCGCCTCCGCCTACGGTGTGCCGCTCGTCATCAAGAACCCGACCAGTCCGGCGGCCATAGCCATCAAGCAGCTCGCGGCCAAGCTCGCAGGAATCAAGTGGCAGGCTCCCGAGCCGGAGAGCCCGATTAAGAGGGTCTTCAAAGCGCTCTTCGGAGGGAAGAAATGA
- a CDS encoding slipin family protein — translation MAITASTVVISIVLLFVLIILATAIKIVKEYERAVIFRLGRVVGARGPGLFFIIPIFEKAVIVDLRTRVLDVPVQETITKDNVPVRVNAVVYFRVVDPVKAVTQVANYIMATSQIAQTTLRSVIGQAHLDELLSEREKLNLQLQKIIDEATDPWGIKVSTVEIKDVELPSGMQRAMARQAEAERERRARITLAEAERQAAEKLREAAEIISEHPMALQLRTLQTISDVASDKSNVIILPLPMEMLKLFKSLSDTAEVAKKKLEKEMLGEGESKGEGKAQEE, via the coding sequence ATGGCCATAACGGCAAGTACCGTGGTTATTTCGATTGTTTTGTTGTTTGTTTTGATTATCCTGGCGACGGCAATAAAGATAGTCAAGGAGTACGAGAGGGCCGTCATCTTCCGCCTTGGAAGGGTCGTGGGAGCCAGAGGGCCTGGACTGTTCTTCATAATCCCGATCTTCGAGAAGGCCGTCATAGTGGACCTCAGGACCAGGGTCCTCGACGTGCCCGTTCAGGAGACCATAACCAAGGACAACGTGCCCGTCAGGGTGAACGCCGTGGTCTACTTCCGCGTCGTCGATCCGGTGAAGGCCGTGACGCAGGTGGCGAACTACATAATGGCCACCAGCCAGATAGCTCAGACCACGCTGAGGAGCGTCATAGGCCAGGCCCACCTCGACGAGCTGCTCAGCGAGAGGGAGAAGCTCAACCTCCAGCTCCAGAAGATAATCGACGAGGCAACTGACCCATGGGGCATAAAGGTCAGCACGGTCGAGATAAAGGACGTTGAGCTGCCGAGTGGAATGCAGAGGGCGATGGCCAGGCAGGCCGAGGCCGAGAGGGAGAGGAGGGCCAGGATAACCCTGGCGGAGGCAGAGAGGCAGGCGGCTGAAAAGCTCCGCGAGGCGGCGGAGATAATCAGCGAGCACCCGATGGCGCTGCAGCTGAGGACGCTCCAGACGATCAGCGACGTCGCCAGCGACAAGAGCAACGTGATAATCCTTCCCCTGCCGATGGAGATGCTGAAGCTGTTCAAGAGCCTGTCGGATACTGCCGAGGTGGCAAAGAAGAAGCTTGAGAAGGAAATGCTCGGGGAGGGAGAGTCAAAGGGCGAAGGGAAGGCCCAGGAAGAGTAA
- a CDS encoding NfeD family protein — translation MRPRLALIALLLAVLILQQGVSGKENVVYVARVDGMITGYTVDQFDRYISEAERANASAIIIELNTPGGRGDAMQEIVTRIQNAKVPVIIYVHPSGGMAASAGTYIALSSHLIAMTPGTVIGACRPILGYSTNGSIVEAPPKITNFYVAYIRELARVSGRNETLAEEFITEDRSVTPEEALKYGVIEVIASDVEELLQKADGMETKVPVAGKGKVTLHLRDAELMYIEPSFRDTVVKYITDPTIAYLLLNLGFIGLIFGFLTPGWHVPETVGAIMLVLGLLGLGYFGYESAGLLLVVLAMIFFIAEALTPTFGLFTVAGVVTFVIGGILLFSGTGAGGEYLVTSETYSVLRIAILVMAILLGLFFLFGAATVVRAHRKKPEAGKEELIGEVGKVVEDVDPEGVVKLRGELWKAESRDGRRIPVGEKVKVVEVRGLTLIVEKVDGVKEGE, via the coding sequence ATGAGGCCCAGGCTCGCGCTGATTGCTCTGCTACTCGCTGTGCTCATTCTCCAGCAGGGGGTGAGCGGGAAGGAAAACGTCGTCTACGTCGCCAGAGTGGACGGCATGATAACCGGCTACACGGTGGACCAGTTCGACCGCTACATAAGCGAGGCCGAAAGGGCGAACGCCTCCGCCATAATCATAGAGCTGAACACACCCGGCGGAAGGGGCGATGCTATGCAGGAGATCGTCACGAGGATTCAAAACGCTAAGGTTCCCGTTATAATCTACGTCCACCCCTCCGGGGGAATGGCCGCCTCCGCCGGGACGTACATAGCACTAAGCTCCCACCTCATAGCGATGACCCCCGGGACTGTCATAGGGGCCTGCAGGCCGATACTGGGTTACTCCACCAACGGGAGCATAGTTGAAGCCCCTCCCAAGATAACAAACTTCTACGTCGCCTACATTCGCGAGCTAGCGAGGGTGAGCGGGAGGAACGAAACACTGGCGGAAGAGTTCATAACCGAGGACAGGAGCGTAACGCCCGAGGAGGCGTTGAAGTACGGCGTCATCGAGGTCATTGCGAGCGACGTTGAGGAGCTCCTCCAGAAGGCGGACGGAATGGAGACAAAAGTCCCCGTGGCTGGAAAGGGAAAGGTGACTCTTCACCTCAGGGACGCGGAGCTCATGTACATCGAGCCGTCCTTCAGAGACACGGTCGTCAAGTACATAACAGACCCCACGATAGCCTACCTCCTCCTGAACCTGGGGTTCATAGGCCTCATCTTCGGTTTTCTAACTCCGGGCTGGCACGTTCCCGAGACGGTGGGCGCGATAATGCTTGTTCTTGGCCTCCTAGGCCTGGGCTACTTTGGATACGAGAGCGCAGGACTGTTGCTGGTAGTGCTGGCGATGATATTCTTCATAGCCGAGGCCCTGACGCCGACCTTTGGCCTGTTCACAGTCGCGGGGGTTGTGACCTTCGTCATAGGGGGCATTCTGCTCTTCAGCGGAACCGGAGCCGGAGGTGAGTACCTGGTGACGAGTGAGACGTACTCAGTACTGCGTATAGCGATACTGGTCATGGCAATACTGCTCGGGCTGTTTTTCCTCTTCGGTGCAGCCACTGTGGTCAGAGCCCACCGGAAAAAGCCCGAGGCCGGGAAAGAGGAGCTCATAGGGGAAGTCGGAAAGGTCGTGGAAGACGTAGACCCTGAGGGCGTCGTCAAGCTTCGTGGGGAACTCTGGAAGGCGGAGAGCAGGGACGGGAGGAGAATCCCGGTCGGGGAGAAGGTCAAAGTTGTTGAAGTCAGGGGGTTGACCCTCATCGTCGAAAAAGTTGATGGAGTGAAGGAGGGAGAATGA
- a CDS encoding DNA-3-methyladenine glycosylase family protein gives MAEIDLEKTAREMIRNGTWVFKDGTFYQAIWLSTGRVGIVAYDGDFHFPGDWGRRERKEARDRLAFVLGLDTDLDSFYAEIGDSPFAFLIDEFYGLTVPAAPSPYQALVEVVAQQQVSFEFAQRTIRNLVELAGEPVGGIYAFPRPERIVSLSEEGLKKAKLGYRAGYIKGLTKLYLSGKFDLELWDWSVDDAVKYLTKFRGIGKWSAELFLAYGLRKNVYPAGDLGLRRGIAKIFGKSVKEVKEKDVREVIEPYGKWKGLLAFYVLCYDRKTELERKFKIQNRRS, from the coding sequence ATGGCTGAGATCGATCTCGAAAAAACGGCCCGCGAGATGATACGCAACGGCACGTGGGTATTTAAGGACGGGACGTTCTATCAGGCCATCTGGCTGAGCACCGGAAGGGTCGGAATCGTTGCCTACGACGGGGACTTCCACTTTCCCGGGGATTGGGGGAGGAGGGAGCGAAAAGAAGCGAGGGATAGGCTGGCCTTTGTTCTCGGCCTCGATACGGACCTAGATTCATTCTACGCCGAGATAGGCGACTCCCCCTTTGCTTTTCTCATTGACGAGTTCTACGGCCTGACGGTTCCAGCAGCGCCGAGCCCGTACCAGGCCCTGGTTGAAGTGGTGGCCCAGCAGCAGGTCAGCTTCGAGTTCGCCCAGAGGACGATTAGAAACCTCGTCGAACTGGCGGGGGAGCCCGTTGGGGGCATCTACGCCTTTCCGCGCCCCGAGAGAATAGTGTCTCTGAGCGAAGAGGGGCTCAAAAAAGCGAAGCTCGGCTACCGCGCGGGCTACATAAAGGGCCTCACGAAGCTATACCTGAGCGGAAAGTTCGACCTTGAGCTCTGGGACTGGAGCGTTGATGACGCGGTAAAATACCTCACAAAGTTCCGCGGAATAGGGAAGTGGAGCGCCGAGCTTTTCCTCGCCTACGGCCTCAGGAAGAACGTCTATCCTGCGGGTGATTTAGGTCTAAGGAGGGGAATAGCAAAGATTTTCGGGAAGAGCGTTAAAGAGGTTAAGGAAAAGGATGTCCGCGAGGTCATTGAACCCTACGGGAAGTGGAAGGGACTTCTGGCGTTTTACGTTCTCTGCTACGACAGGAAAACCGAGCTGGAGAGGAAGTTTAAAATACAAAACCGCCGAAGTTAG
- a CDS encoding nucleotidyltransferase domain-containing protein, with the protein MHELVSTEERIRILAYALERHRVGVEETARATGLSKGLVSKTLHLLVKYGMAKKSGRGFTVLSVPRTRELKRFINFMWLSKKLEPLKSGWVIALGVYGSFATGENTPESDLDVWVFVERPSIARSASLKREIEKSTGREVNLLVLTPERVRKLRTNDPVFYYSLAYGSMIIWGENLERIREMPRKEPVEKGSTVPGEGLVEH; encoded by the coding sequence ATGCATGAACTGGTATCAACCGAAGAGAGGATCAGGATCCTCGCCTACGCGCTTGAGCGCCATCGGGTGGGGGTCGAAGAAACCGCGAGGGCAACTGGTCTAAGTAAGGGCCTCGTCTCCAAAACCCTGCACCTTCTTGTGAAGTACGGCATGGCCAAGAAATCCGGCAGGGGATTCACTGTACTCAGCGTTCCGAGAACCCGGGAGCTCAAGAGGTTCATCAACTTTATGTGGCTCTCCAAAAAGCTGGAGCCCCTGAAGAGCGGGTGGGTCATTGCCCTCGGGGTGTACGGAAGCTTTGCAACCGGGGAAAATACGCCAGAAAGTGATCTCGACGTCTGGGTCTTCGTCGAGAGGCCGAGCATAGCTAGATCCGCCTCCCTGAAGAGGGAGATAGAAAAGTCCACCGGCAGGGAGGTCAATCTCCTCGTTCTCACGCCCGAGAGGGTTAGAAAGCTCAGGACCAACGACCCGGTTTTCTACTACTCACTCGCCTACGGTTCGATGATAATATGGGGGGAGAACCTTGAGCGGATTCGAGAGATGCCTCGAAAGGAACCTGTTGAGAAGGGTTCCACCGTCCCCGGAGAAGGGCTGGTTGAGCATTAA
- a CDS encoding HEPN domain-containing protein, which yields MSIKRAGDWLEEARRNLTYGSYRTSLMASYMAMFHAARAVLFRDGWREKSHYCIARYLEEFYVKRGKLEGTWVELLDRMRELRHEDQYDIVYEPDAEEVEEAIKIAEEFLSLMKKLLEEKV from the coding sequence TTGAGCATTAAACGCGCCGGGGACTGGCTCGAAGAGGCGAGGAGAAACCTCACCTACGGCTCGTACCGGACGTCCCTCATGGCATCTTATATGGCCATGTTCCACGCCGCCAGGGCGGTTCTTTTCCGCGACGGCTGGAGGGAGAAGAGCCACTACTGCATCGCCCGTTACCTTGAGGAATTCTACGTTAAACGCGGGAAGCTGGAGGGGACGTGGGTCGAACTCCTGGACAGAATGAGGGAGCTGAGGCACGAGGACCAGTACGACATAGTCTATGAACCCGACGCTGAGGAGGTCGAGGAGGCGATAAAAATAGCGGAGGAGTTCTTATCCCTCATGAAAAAACTCCTGGAGGAAAAAGTATGA